A window of the Pueribacillus theae genome harbors these coding sequences:
- a CDS encoding acyl-CoA dehydrogenase gives MDLSFTPEQEAYRARAREWLLENIPKGWGTPEFEMPRTEEEMGKFKREWDRKLYEGGYAGISWPKEYGGQGLTHVEEIIFDEEAGKLNAPSGVNVLGKLLLGPTLLQFGSEEQKKRFLPPLLRGDEVWCQGFSEPNAGSDLAALQTRAELDGDEWVINGQKVWTSYAHHSDWCFVLARTDQEAPKHKGISFFLVPMDSPGVSVRPLVQLNENRDFNEVFFDNVRIPKENVVGGVNNGWKVAMGTLGFERGTLALGRQVRFQNEFNELVKLASEKRLADGTLAIDNPYYRQKMVEVFNEIKILRFHGLKTISQLLNEGKLGPESSLQKLFWTTMHVELGEVAMEVLGEEAPYWGVESVGRGKMQDIYYTSRGATIYAGSTQIQKNIIAEMILGMPK, from the coding sequence GTGGATTTATCTTTTACACCAGAACAGGAAGCGTACCGGGCGCGTGCACGGGAATGGCTGCTTGAAAATATTCCAAAAGGTTGGGGAACCCCAGAATTTGAAATGCCGAGAACAGAAGAAGAAATGGGCAAATTTAAACGGGAATGGGACCGGAAGCTGTATGAAGGCGGCTATGCAGGAATTTCATGGCCGAAGGAATACGGCGGCCAAGGATTAACCCATGTGGAAGAAATTATTTTCGATGAAGAAGCTGGAAAATTAAATGCGCCCTCTGGAGTGAATGTGCTAGGAAAATTGCTCCTAGGCCCAACGTTGCTTCAATTTGGTTCAGAAGAGCAAAAGAAACGATTTCTGCCTCCGCTTCTGCGCGGCGACGAAGTGTGGTGCCAAGGTTTTTCAGAACCAAATGCAGGTTCCGACCTGGCGGCGCTGCAGACAAGGGCTGAACTGGATGGCGATGAGTGGGTTATCAATGGACAGAAAGTGTGGACAAGCTACGCCCATCATTCTGATTGGTGTTTCGTATTGGCCCGTACCGATCAGGAGGCGCCAAAACATAAGGGAATCTCATTCTTTCTTGTGCCGATGGACAGCCCGGGTGTATCCGTCCGTCCGCTCGTACAATTAAATGAAAATAGAGACTTCAACGAAGTCTTTTTTGATAATGTGAGAATTCCAAAGGAAAATGTTGTTGGAGGCGTGAACAACGGTTGGAAAGTTGCAATGGGCACACTTGGATTTGAGCGCGGCACTCTCGCACTTGGCAGACAAGTCCGTTTCCAAAATGAATTCAATGAATTGGTAAAGCTTGCTAGTGAAAAACGCCTGGCAGATGGCACTTTAGCAATCGATAATCCATATTACAGGCAGAAAATGGTTGAAGTTTTTAACGAAATAAAAATATTGCGTTTTCACGGTTTAAAAACAATTAGCCAACTTTTAAATGAAGGAAAACTTGGGCCAGAATCTTCCCTTCAAAAGTTGTTTTGGACGACAATGCATGTGGAACTCGGTGAGGTTGCCATGGAAGTGCTCGGTGAAGAGGCTCCTTACTGGGGAGTAGAGAGTGTTGGACGTGGAAAAATGCAAGATATTTACTATACTTCTCGCGGTGCGACCATTTATGCCGGCTCTACACAAATACAAAAAAATATCATTGCCGAGATGATTCTTGGCATGCCTAAGTGA
- a CDS encoding acyl-CoA dehydrogenase family protein: MFFGFTEEEKMVQKSVRNMLEKHCQTEDVRKFMEEQTVSNKIKELFGNQGLLGILEPNGEEVTGVTYAILIAQEAGRALLPYPLLENVAGLYALKTCKQHGDLIEKVEAGNEMLTIAWRPESAEAFATEDGYSLSGKLCEVPFAADADQIIASVRISGKGNTPQEEETVVVISKDHPSVSLRKLPGTDETYPIYDVAINNYPLSNANIVKGIGMGTGHQLMNKVKQLGALLAASEMVGSSERALYDTVEYTKERKQFGVVIAKFQALKHMAAEMYLKVESAKSAVEYAAWALESGDPEAELSVSIAKSYASSAAKKVTGDAIQMQGGIGFTWENDMHLFFKRATRTAFLYGDSYTHNEKIAKAAIDAIAGASSAAK; encoded by the coding sequence ATGTTTTTTGGATTTACAGAAGAAGAAAAAATGGTGCAAAAAAGTGTCAGAAACATGTTGGAGAAACATTGTCAAACAGAAGATGTGCGGAAATTTATGGAGGAACAAACGGTTTCCAATAAAATAAAAGAATTATTTGGAAACCAAGGCCTTTTAGGCATTCTTGAACCGAATGGCGAAGAGGTTACAGGCGTAACGTATGCCATCCTTATCGCCCAAGAAGCTGGCCGCGCGCTGCTGCCATATCCTCTTCTTGAAAATGTAGCAGGGTTATATGCGCTCAAAACGTGCAAACAGCACGGGGATCTCATTGAAAAGGTTGAAGCTGGGAACGAAATGCTTACAATTGCTTGGCGTCCGGAAAGTGCGGAAGCATTTGCTACGGAAGACGGGTACTCGCTTTCCGGTAAATTATGTGAAGTCCCTTTTGCGGCGGATGCTGATCAAATTATCGCTTCAGTTAGAATTTCAGGCAAAGGAAATACGCCGCAGGAAGAAGAAACAGTCGTAGTCATAAGCAAGGACCATCCTTCAGTAAGCTTGAGAAAACTGCCGGGAACAGACGAAACATACCCAATCTATGATGTGGCGATAAATAATTATCCCCTGTCAAACGCTAATATTGTAAAGGGAATCGGAATGGGAACAGGCCATCAGTTAATGAATAAAGTAAAACAGCTTGGAGCACTTCTCGCGGCTTCCGAAATGGTTGGGAGTTCAGAGAGAGCGTTGTATGACACGGTCGAATATACGAAGGAACGCAAGCAATTTGGTGTTGTTATCGCGAAGTTCCAAGCGCTAAAGCATATGGCGGCCGAAATGTACTTAAAAGTGGAAAGCGCGAAGTCTGCAGTCGAATACGCTGCTTGGGCGCTTGAAAGCGGAGATCCTGAAGCGGAATTAAGTGTCTCGATCGCAAAATCTTATGCGTCCTCTGCCGCTAAAAAAGTGACAGGAGATGCGATTCAAATGCAAGGCGGAATCGGCTTTACATGGGAAAATGATATGCATCTATTCTTTAAACGGGCAACAAGAACTGCATTCCTGTACGGAGATTCGTATACACATAACGAAAAAATCGCGAAGGCTGCAATTGATGCGATAGCTGGTGCATCTTCCGCCGCAAAGTAA
- a CDS encoding zinc-binding metallopeptidase family protein: protein MENESKQFLLELLSTPSPSGFEMDIQKKWINYVKPFADHIQTDYAGNAIASVNPDADFKILLAGHCDEIGFLVKRIDDKGFIFVEKLGGISHKPAIGMKVEFLGEKRITGVVGANAEHHGGIKDDFKFHDLFIDIGAKNKYEASEYVKIGDVAVYKREPELLINERISGRGLDNRTGAFIIAEVLKRLHPQQLNVGVFAASTVNEETNMGGAYFAGSSVKPTMAIAVDVTFATDYPSVNRAKHGEVDLEKGPVLANGAPINRKINRLLEQSAERLNLSLQYELTPRKTGTDADQLRLTGKGVPIALVSLPLRYMHSPVETASFLDMEQEIQLLVDFITHLKGDENVKPVEL, encoded by the coding sequence TTGGAAAACGAATCGAAACAATTTTTGCTTGAATTGCTAAGCACCCCGTCGCCTTCAGGATTTGAAATGGACATTCAGAAAAAATGGATCAATTATGTCAAGCCGTTTGCAGATCACATTCAAACCGACTATGCGGGAAACGCGATTGCGTCAGTTAATCCTGATGCGGATTTTAAAATTTTGTTAGCCGGCCATTGTGACGAGATTGGGTTTCTCGTCAAAAGAATCGATGACAAAGGATTTATTTTTGTCGAAAAACTCGGCGGAATTAGCCATAAGCCGGCCATTGGGATGAAGGTAGAATTTCTCGGAGAGAAACGCATAACAGGGGTGGTTGGCGCGAATGCCGAGCACCATGGGGGGATCAAGGACGATTTTAAGTTTCATGACCTTTTTATTGATATCGGAGCGAAAAATAAATACGAAGCATCCGAGTACGTCAAAATTGGCGACGTTGCTGTTTATAAGCGAGAACCGGAACTTTTAATCAATGAGCGCATCTCAGGAAGAGGCCTTGATAACCGCACAGGTGCCTTTATCATCGCGGAAGTATTGAAACGGTTACATCCTCAACAGTTGAACGTTGGCGTATTTGCTGCAAGCACTGTAAATGAAGAGACCAATATGGGAGGCGCTTATTTTGCGGGTTCATCCGTCAAACCAACAATGGCCATTGCGGTTGATGTCACATTTGCCACTGATTATCCGAGTGTCAACAGGGCGAAGCATGGTGAAGTTGATTTGGAAAAAGGGCCAGTCCTAGCCAATGGAGCCCCGATCAACCGTAAAATCAATCGCTTGCTTGAACAAAGTGCGGAACGGCTCAATTTATCATTGCAATACGAATTGACGCCAAGGAAGACAGGCACTGATGCCGATCAATTGCGTTTAACTGGAAAAGGCGTGCCGATCGCTCTCGTATCCCTTCCATTAAGATATATGCACTCGCCTGTCGAAACAGCGAGCTTTCTCGACATGGAACAAGAGATCCAGCTCCTTGTCGATTTTATTACTCATTTAAAAGGTGATGAAAATGTAAAGCCGGTCGAACTATGA
- a CDS encoding SDR family oxidoreductase: protein MDGLENKVIVITGASSGIGEATAVAAAAKGAKVVLAARREDRLEEMGKQIREKGGEAISFKTDVSSFGQVKELAHFAVSEFGKIDVWVNNAGIMPLSFLNKLKVDEWDRMIDVNIKGVLYGIAAAVPIMEKQNSGHIINVSSVAGHRVGFGSAVYSGTKFAVRAITEGLRQELSPTANIRATIISPGAVKTELRQTITDEDALHILKKRAASTNEVPLESKNIADAIIYAIEQPEGVSVNEIIIRPTLQRT, encoded by the coding sequence GTGGACGGATTGGAGAATAAAGTAATTGTCATTACCGGAGCAAGCAGCGGAATTGGCGAAGCAACGGCTGTGGCTGCTGCAGCCAAAGGAGCAAAGGTTGTGCTGGCAGCGAGAAGAGAAGACAGGCTTGAAGAAATGGGAAAGCAAATCCGTGAAAAAGGCGGCGAGGCAATCAGTTTTAAGACAGATGTGTCTTCATTTGGCCAAGTAAAGGAGCTCGCTCATTTTGCAGTTTCTGAATTTGGGAAAATCGACGTCTGGGTGAATAATGCCGGCATTATGCCGCTGTCATTTTTAAATAAGTTAAAAGTAGATGAATGGGACCGTATGATTGATGTGAATATTAAAGGGGTGCTATATGGGATTGCCGCAGCCGTCCCCATCATGGAAAAGCAAAACAGCGGCCATATCATTAATGTTTCATCTGTTGCAGGGCATAGAGTTGGCTTTGGCAGCGCCGTTTACAGTGGGACGAAATTCGCCGTCCGTGCAATTACAGAAGGGCTTAGGCAAGAACTGTCCCCGACAGCTAATATTCGTGCAACAATCATCTCTCCTGGTGCTGTCAAGACAGAATTAAGGCAAACAATAACAGACGAAGATGCGTTACATATTTTGAAAAAACGGGCGGCCTCGACGAATGAAGTGCCGCTTGAATCAAAAAATATCGCAGACGCAATTATTTATGCCATTGAACAGCCTGAAGGAGTATCTGTCAATGAAATCATAATAAGGCCGACACTGCAAAGAACATAA
- a CDS encoding NAD(P)H-quinone oxidoreductase, translated as MKAVVMKEPGNPGVLHIGESETPEIKSGEVLIRVKATALNRADLLQRKGMYPPPKGASDILGLEAAGEVAEVGPNVTRLKKGDRVCALLPGGGYAEFAAIPAEMAMIIPENLSYEEAAGIPEVFLTAYSNLFILGRLKAGDDVLVHAGASGVGTAAIQLIREAGARVIVTAGSDEKIERCLELGAAAGWNYNNGPFREWVKEQTEGRGVDIILDFVGAPYFQDNLRSLAVDGRLIIVGTMGGIHVDNLNLGFILRSRLQIIGTALRSRSPETKIEFTKSFVDFAMERFKDGRLKPIIDSVFDWKDAAKAHEYMESNANIGKIILKVTDSE; from the coding sequence GTGAAGGCAGTTGTTATGAAAGAACCTGGAAATCCTGGCGTATTACATATCGGAGAAAGTGAAACACCTGAAATAAAAAGCGGCGAAGTTCTTATTCGGGTGAAAGCGACAGCATTGAATCGTGCCGATTTGTTGCAGCGAAAAGGAATGTACCCTCCGCCAAAAGGGGCATCGGATATTCTCGGGCTTGAAGCGGCAGGGGAAGTCGCTGAAGTCGGCCCGAATGTTACCCGATTAAAAAAGGGTGATCGCGTATGCGCATTGCTGCCTGGCGGTGGCTACGCAGAATTTGCCGCCATCCCGGCAGAGATGGCGATGATCATTCCGGAAAATTTAAGCTATGAAGAAGCGGCAGGCATCCCGGAAGTGTTTCTAACCGCTTATTCCAATTTATTTATCCTTGGCAGATTAAAGGCAGGAGATGATGTGCTCGTCCATGCAGGCGCGAGCGGTGTTGGAACAGCTGCGATTCAGCTCATAAGGGAGGCTGGCGCCCGGGTTATTGTAACGGCAGGGTCAGACGAAAAGATTGAGCGCTGCCTCGAACTGGGGGCTGCCGCAGGCTGGAATTACAATAACGGTCCCTTCCGGGAGTGGGTGAAGGAGCAAACAGAAGGGCGCGGCGTTGATATTATTCTTGATTTCGTTGGCGCCCCGTATTTCCAAGACAATCTTCGGTCACTTGCCGTGGACGGACGGTTAATCATTGTCGGGACAATGGGTGGCATCCACGTCGATAACTTAAATCTAGGTTTTATTTTACGGAGCAGGCTGCAAATTATCGGAACGGCGCTAAGGTCGAGATCGCCTGAAACAAAAATCGAATTTACAAAGTCTTTTGTTGATTTTGCGATGGAACGGTTTAAAGATGGAAGGCTCAAACCAATTATCGACAGCGTCTTCGACTGGAAAGATGCCGCAAAAGCGCATGAGTATATGGAATCCAATGCGAATATTGGAAAAATCATATTAAAAGTGACGGATAGCGAATAG